The genomic stretch CGCGCCGGGCGGGATTTTCGGCGCCTATCCCGATCCGGTGCTGGGCGGCGCCAGCGATATTGCGAGCGATGGCCGCTTCGTCCCGGCGCTGGCGCAAGAGGAGTATATCGGCGCGATCGCGCGGTGGCATGGCGTCGCCGACGCGGACATGCCCTATGTCCTGCCGAACTGGTCGACGTGGAGCAATGGCGGGCGCGGGCCGATAGGGTTATTCAGAGGGTAAGCGTGCCCCTTGTCTTGGTCTTCATCCGCGCGCACTATCCGCGCGGGCCAAGAGGGGAACTCCATGGCTAATATCTACCGCGTGACGCCGTTCATGCATGTTCCGGACTTCGAATCCGCGTTGCAATTCTTCACGGATATTCTGGGCTTTACCTGTCATTTCCGAACGGCGGACTATGCCTATATCAGGCGCGAGGCCGCCGTTTTCCGCCTCCGCCAGAATTTCGGCGACGACGGGGCGCCGCCGGGCAACCGTCGGTTCTGCTATTATATCGACGTCAACGATGTCGACGCGATCGCGCGGGAACTGGAACCGCACATCCCCCATCTCAACGACGGCGACGTCCACGGCCCGGTCGACCAGATTTATGGCCAGCGCGAATTGATGGTGGTGGCGCCCGACGGCAATCTGATCGTGTTCGGGCAGGACATCGCCGTCGCGCGGGATTGACCTGCCCATGCGCGCGCGGAATACGAGCGTCCCGATCACACCCCGGCCGGGCAGGAAACGGGCAGGATGCAACCCACGCTTCGCCAGCTCCGCTACCTGATCGCACTGGGCGACCATGCGAGCTTCACGCGCGGCGCTGCTGCGGTGGGCGTGTCGCAGCCTTCGTTTTCGCAACAGATCCAGCTTGTCGAGCGGCTGCTCGGCGGGCGCGTCGTCGAACGCGGCGGGGGCAAGGCGGTGCTCACCCCGCTGGGGCGCGACGCCGTCGCGGGGGCGCGGCGCGTCCTCGCCGAAGTCGCGGCGTTCGAGGCGCTCGCCGAGCGGCGCGACGACGCGCTGTCGGGGACGATCCGGCTTGGCGTCTCCCCCACGCTGGGGCCCTATATCCTGCCGCAGCTCGTCGCGCGGCTGCATTCGACCAGCCCGGACCTGCGCGTCCATGTCCGCGAGGGGCTGCCCAACATGCTCGTCGAACTGCTTGCGGACGGCACGCACGACGTGATCCTCGTCCAGCTGCCGATCGAGGACCGCGGACTGCATGTCGAGCGGCTGTTCCGTGAGCCGCTCTACGTCGCGATGGCAGCCGACGATCCGCTCGGCGCGCGCGCGATGATCGTCGAGGGCGATCTGGCGGGGCGCGGGCTGCTGACGCTCCAGCCGCAATACCGGATGAGCGATCAGGTCGCGGTGCTCGCCGAACAGGCGGGCGCACATGTCCTGCGCGACTATGAGGGCACCAGCCTCGACGCGATCCGCCAGATGGCGGGAATGGGCATGGGCCTCGCGCTGCTCCCGCACCTCTATGTCCGGCAGGAGGTGCGCGGCGGCGCCGACGTGATGGTCCGCCCCTTTGCCGGGGGACGCCATTATCGCGAGATCGGGCTGGTGTGGCGCGCGGGCGCCGGCCGTGCCCCGGCATTCGGGACGCTCGCGGCGTTGCTGCGCGAGGTCGCGGAATAGGAAAAACCTATCGAAACTATAGCAGACGCCCGGTTGTGCCGATGAAGCGGGACACGCAGATTGTCCCCGTTCAAGGAGACGCGTGATGGCTGAAACCCGCCCGGGCATCCGGGCCTTTGCAGGTTGGATCGGATTGGTGCTGGCGCCCGACGCCGCCTTTGTGCGGCTGGCGGTGATTTATGGCGTTGCGATCTCGCTCCTGTCGCTGGCGACGCCGATCTCGGTCCAGCTGCTCATCAATTCGGTCGCGAACACCGCATTGCCGACGCCGCTGTTCACGCTGGCGGGGCTGCTGTTCCTGCTGCTGCTCCTCGCGGGGGTGCTGGCGGCGTTCCGCGTCCACCTGCTCGCGCTGTTCGAGCAGCGGCTGTTCGCGCGGATCGTCGCGGAGATCACGCTGCGCGCGGTCCATGCGCAGAACCCCTTCTTCGCCGATGCCCGCCGCGGCGACCTGTTCAATCGCTATTTCGACCTGATGACGGTGCAAAAGGCGATGCCGAGCCTGTTGCTCGGCGGTTTCACGATCGTGCTTCAGGGCGCAGTGGGGCTGGTCGTCACCAGCTTTTACCACCCGTTCTTCCTCGCGTTCAACGTGGTGCTCGTCCTCGCGCTGTTCGTCATCTGGCAGCTCTGGGCCTCGGGCGCGATCCGCACCGCCGTCGCCAAGAGCCATGCCAAGCACGCCGCCGCCCACTGGCTGGAGAGCGTCGGTGGATCGAACGGCTTCTACAAGTCGAGCCGCCATCTCGACTATGCGATGGACCGGTCGGAGGCGATCACCGCCAATTATGTCGGCGCGTACCGGCGGCATTTCCGCTACACCTTCGCGCAGACGCTGGCGCTGCTGCTCGTCTATGCGACCGCCAGCGCGGCGCTGCTCGCGCTCGGCGGCTGGCTCATCATCCAGGGGCAGCTCTCAATCGGCCAGCTCGTCGCCGCCGAACTGATCCTGTCGGGCGTCTTCTACGGCATCGCCCAGTTCGGCCCCTATCTCGAGGCGCTCTACGATCTCGCCGCAGGGCTGGAGGAGCTGTCGCTGTTCTGGGACGTGCCGCAGGAATCGGGCAGCGCGGAGGGCGAAGGCCCCGTCGACGGCGCGATCCGCCTCCGCCGCGTCGAGCATCAGGGCCATGGTTTCGACTTCGAGGTCGCGGCGGGCGAACAGCTTGCCGTCGTCGCGGCGCCGGGCGTCGAGCGCGCGCTGACGATGCTGCTCAAGCGGCACCAGTCGCCCGCGCGCGGCCTCGCGCTGATCGGCGGGCGCGACATTGCCGGGCTCGACATGTACCGCCTGCGCGCCGAGGTGATGGTGCTCGACCGCCCCAGCTTCGTCGAAATGTCGATCCGCGACTATCTGTCGCTCGCCGCCTCGGGCGACGCGGCGCGGATGGTCGATGTCCTCGAAACCGTTGGGCTGGCCGAGCGGCTGGGCGGCCTTCCCGACGGGCTCGACACGATCGTCTCGACCTCGGGATGGCCGCTGTCGGTCGGCGAGCTGATGGCGCTGAAGCTCGCCGCGGCGCTGCTCGCCCGGCCCAGGCTGCTCGTGCTCTCGCCGCTGTACGACCTGCTGCCCCCCGAGCGCGTCGATGCGGTGCTCGCGGCGCTGCGCGGCGCGACGACCGTGCTCCAGTTCACTCGCCGGCCCCAGGGGCTGGCACGCGACGGCGCGCTGTGGCTCGGCGCACGCGAACAGCGGCGCTGCGCCGACCTCGACGAACTCGTCGCCTGCGCGCGCGAAGGAGGCTCCGATGCCCTTTCAGCCTGAACATATCGCCCATTTCCCGACGCTCGCCAGCATCCGCCCGCCGCGTGCCACCCGCGTGCTCGCCTGGCTGATCGCCATCGGCATCGGCGTCGTTGCGGCGATCCTGTTCCTCGTCCCCTGGGTCCAGACCTCGTCCGGCGCGGGGCAGGTCACCGCGCTCGACCCCGAGGATCGCGTCCAGGACGTGACGGCGCTGGTGCCCGGCTTGGTCGAGCAATGGTATGTCCGCGACGGCGACCGGGTGCGCCGCGGCGACCCGATCGCGCGCATCGTCGACAACGACCCCAACCTGCTCGCCCGCCTCGCCGCCGAGCGTGCGCAGGTCGTGGCCGAGATCGCGGCGGCGCAACAGGCGATGGCAGTGGCCCAGATCGATGTCGGCAGATCGGGCCAGTTGCTCACCGAGGGGCTGATCGCCCGGCGCGACTATGAAGCGTCGCAGATCAAGGTCGCCGATCACCGCGCCAAGCTGGCCGAGGCGCGCGCCAAGCTCAGCCGCGTCGACGTGGCGCTCAACCGCCAGTCGGCGCAGACGGTGCGCGCGCCGCGCGACGGGCGCATCCAGTCGATCAACGCCGCTGCCGGCGCAACGCTCGTCTCGGCGGGCGATCGGCTCGCGGCGCTGGCGCCCGAGACGCCGGTGCGCGTCGTCGAGTTGATGGTCGATGGCCGCGACATCGCCATGATCCGCCCCGGGCGCCCCGTCCGGCTCGCCTTCGAAGGCTGGCCCGCGATCCAGTTCAGCGGCTGGCCTTCGATTGCACAGGGCATGTTCGACGGTCGGGTGCGCTCGGTCGATCCTTCGGCACAGCCGACGGGGCTGTTCCGCGTGCTCGTCGAGCCGATGCCGGGCAAGCCCGTCTGGCCGAACGCCGATTATGTGCGGCTGGGCGCCAAGGTGCGCGGCTGGATCCAGATGGAGACCGTCAGCGTCGGCTATGAGCTGTGGCGCACGCTCAACGATTTCCCGCTCGAATTCCGCCGCCCGTCGATCGAGGCCGCGCCCAAGGCGTCCGCGCCTGCCCCGGCGGAGAAGGGCAAATGATCCGCCTTCTCGCGCTGCTCGTCGCGCTGGTCGCGGCGGCGCCGGTCGCGGCGCAACCGCTGGCGCTCGACGAGGTCCTGCGCTCCTCGGCGACGCACGCGCCCGCGATCCTGGAGGCGATCACCCGCGAGCGACAGGCCGATGGCCGCCGCCTGTCCGCCGAGGGGGCGTTCGACCTGTTGTTCGAAGGCGAGGCGCAGTCGCGGGCCCTCGGCTATTATGACGGCACCGTGGTCGAGGGCCGCGCGACGCGCCCGCTCGCGACCAATGGCGGCGCGCTCTATGGCGGCTACCGCGTCTCGCGCGGCGACTTCCCGACCTATGAGGACAAGGCGTTCACCAACCGGCTGGGCGAAGTGAAGGTCGGCGGGGTCTTCTCGCTGATGCGCGACCGGCTGATCGACGAGCGGCGCGGGCGGATCGGGCTGGCGGGGGGCGATACCGTGCTCGCCCGGCTCGACCGCGAAATGGTCGCGATCGGCGTCCAGCGGCGCGCGATCGACGCGTATCAGGCATGGGTAGCCGCCGGGGTGCGGACCAGCGTCTATCGCGACCTCCTCTCGCTCGCCACGGCGCGCCAGGCGTCGATCGAGCGCCAGATCGCGCTCGGTGCCCGCCCGCAGATCCTGGGCATCGAGAACCGCCAGAACATCCTCCGTCGCCAGACCTTGCTGGTGCGCGCCGAGCAGGAGCTGGCGGCGGCGGCCAACGCACTCTCCTTCTACCTTCGCGATGCCGAGGGCGAGCGCGTCGTCCCGTCTGCGGACCGCCTGCCCCCTGCCTTTCCAACGCTGCGCCTGCCCGCGCTCGGCCCCGACCTCGCGCGCCGGATCGAACGCCCCGATCTGGCGGCGATCCTCGTCCGGCTCGATCAGGTCGAAGTGAAGCGCCTGCTCGCCGAGAACGAGATGCGCCCGCGGCTCGACGTCCGCGCCGAGCTTGCCAAGGACGTCGGCGATGTCGGGCTGGGCGGCGCATCGCGGACGCCGGCAGAGGGGATAGTCGGCCTGCGCTTCTCGCTGCCGCTCGAACGCCGCCAGGCGCGCGGCAAGATTGCCGAAGCGGCGGCGGAGGCGGATGGGCTAAGGCTGCGGCGCAGGCTGATCGAGGACCAGATCCTCGTCGAGGTGAACGGCCTCGCGATCCAGGCGAC from Sphingomonas hengshuiensis encodes the following:
- a CDS encoding bleomycin resistance protein, with the translated sequence MANIYRVTPFMHVPDFESALQFFTDILGFTCHFRTADYAYIRREAAVFRLRQNFGDDGAPPGNRRFCYYIDVNDVDAIARELEPHIPHLNDGDVHGPVDQIYGQRELMVVAPDGNLIVFGQDIAVARD
- a CDS encoding hydrogen peroxide-inducible genes activator, translating into MQPTLRQLRYLIALGDHASFTRGAAAVGVSQPSFSQQIQLVERLLGGRVVERGGGKAVLTPLGRDAVAGARRVLAEVAAFEALAERRDDALSGTIRLGVSPTLGPYILPQLVARLHSTSPDLRVHVREGLPNMLVELLADGTHDVILVQLPIEDRGLHVERLFREPLYVAMAADDPLGARAMIVEGDLAGRGLLTLQPQYRMSDQVAVLAEQAGAHVLRDYEGTSLDAIRQMAGMGMGLALLPHLYVRQEVRGGADVMVRPFAGGRHYREIGLVWRAGAGRAPAFGTLAALLREVAE
- a CDS encoding ABC transporter transmembrane domain-containing protein, whose product is MAETRPGIRAFAGWIGLVLAPDAAFVRLAVIYGVAISLLSLATPISVQLLINSVANTALPTPLFTLAGLLFLLLLLAGVLAAFRVHLLALFEQRLFARIVAEITLRAVHAQNPFFADARRGDLFNRYFDLMTVQKAMPSLLLGGFTIVLQGAVGLVVTSFYHPFFLAFNVVLVLALFVIWQLWASGAIRTAVAKSHAKHAAAHWLESVGGSNGFYKSSRHLDYAMDRSEAITANYVGAYRRHFRYTFAQTLALLLVYATASAALLALGGWLIIQGQLSIGQLVAAELILSGVFYGIAQFGPYLEALYDLAAGLEELSLFWDVPQESGSAEGEGPVDGAIRLRRVEHQGHGFDFEVAAGEQLAVVAAPGVERALTMLLKRHQSPARGLALIGGRDIAGLDMYRLRAEVMVLDRPSFVEMSIRDYLSLAASGDAARMVDVLETVGLAERLGGLPDGLDTIVSTSGWPLSVGELMALKLAAALLARPRLLVLSPLYDLLPPERVDAVLAALRGATTVLQFTRRPQGLARDGALWLGAREQRRCADLDELVACAREGGSDALSA
- a CDS encoding efflux RND transporter periplasmic adaptor subunit, which gives rise to MPFQPEHIAHFPTLASIRPPRATRVLAWLIAIGIGVVAAILFLVPWVQTSSGAGQVTALDPEDRVQDVTALVPGLVEQWYVRDGDRVRRGDPIARIVDNDPNLLARLAAERAQVVAEIAAAQQAMAVAQIDVGRSGQLLTEGLIARRDYEASQIKVADHRAKLAEARAKLSRVDVALNRQSAQTVRAPRDGRIQSINAAAGATLVSAGDRLAALAPETPVRVVELMVDGRDIAMIRPGRPVRLAFEGWPAIQFSGWPSIAQGMFDGRVRSVDPSAQPTGLFRVLVEPMPGKPVWPNADYVRLGAKVRGWIQMETVSVGYELWRTLNDFPLEFRRPSIEAAPKASAPAPAEKGK
- a CDS encoding TolC family protein yields the protein MIRLLALLVALVAAAPVAAQPLALDEVLRSSATHAPAILEAITRERQADGRRLSAEGAFDLLFEGEAQSRALGYYDGTVVEGRATRPLATNGGALYGGYRVSRGDFPTYEDKAFTNRLGEVKVGGVFSLMRDRLIDERRGRIGLAGGDTVLARLDREMVAIGVQRRAIDAYQAWVAAGVRTSVYRDLLSLATARQASIERQIALGARPQILGIENRQNILRRQTLLVRAEQELAAAANALSFYLRDAEGERVVPSADRLPPAFPTLRLPALGPDLARRIERPDLAAILVRLDQVEVKRLLAENEMRPRLDVRAELAKDVGDVGLGGASRTPAEGIVGLRFSLPLERRQARGKIAEAAAEADGLRLRRRLIEDQILVEVNGLAIQATAADQLVALAADETALADRMAEAERRRFQLGASDFIVVNLREESAADARLRQIDAEYRRASARAELVAATVDRGQLGL